ACGGAAGCCACcaacaatataataaatatatagaaGTATTGTGAACTATTATAGTGACTATTTCTGTATAAATAGAGGTATTTAAAGAGCTACAGCTTCGTATGTAAAATCATTTAAGGGCTTTTATATGTAACGGAAGCTCATTGTGGAATACTAAAAATGTTACAAACTAGAAAGccatcctttctttctttttttttttttaatagtgttcAGCACACCTCCATAAATATTGTTCAGCTGAGAAAAATAATAAGGGTGTGAAATGTTTGGGTGAAGTCAGTCGTGTGCATCAAACAAACAATGGAAAAATAAATGAGTAGTTTAATTTTCATCACATAAAACATACGGTGATGCAGATTTTATGTAGTGATTTATTAGTCGTAATTCCAAATTGTTGTAACACTCATTCATTCCTTTCATTCGTTCGTTTGTTCAGTGACGTCATCGTGCTGCGCCCCATACGTTCTGCGTCTGCGCCACGTCATACGGAAGGGTTCCTTCCAGGCAGAGCCCAACCGCTGACACCCACGCTGTAAGATTAATGCCAATGATGTAGTCTGGTTTCATAGTGAAACCAGCAGAAGAGGCTAATTGTCATTCTACAGAACCTCGGTGTGGGAATTCAACTGGACCTTCTCCTCTCTCTTGGGTGTTTACCGGTAAGTAGGTTAGCTCTTTGGCTAACAGATTAGCACGACAGGAGATCCATACGGAAGTTTAATATGACAGAAGAGCTGAGTGACTGTGCCTGCTTTTAATTAAGTGTAGCCTTGTGTAACCCACTGACAGAACGCagggagtttttttttgtttcttgaacATGTTATGGTTCTATAACGTAGCCGTGACGATTTATAATGTATAGTTATTGCCGATTTTGACAAAGTTGACAGCTCATAACACACGCTATTATGAGAACTTATTTTGACTTCTTACATGTAACCAAACCTATGTTTAGTCCGTACAAGGAAGTAATAACACTGAGGAGTAATAGTGCTTTGGTGCCATGGAAACCAAAAGTCTTGTTCTGCTGATTAAATGGCGATGATTGATGTAAGAGAAAGAGGAGTGAACCAGAAAACACAACCACCAGCTCTAGTCTTGTTACCTCCTGGCCAGGACTTTATGAATGGGTTCATGTGGGATGGGCTGGTTTCACATTACATCCTGAACTGGATCCGGCTGGATTATGTCCCCTGGAGAAAATCACAAATGAATGCAGGGTAGTGGAGTCTCTATTATGTATTGAGGTGTATTTTATTGATGTGGGTGTGCCCATCAGTGTACCATTTGACTGGTCATCTCATGAGTCTTTCGATTTTCAAGTTACAACATATTTCTGACAGCTAAATTTGTGTATTTGCCAGGTCAAAGTTCTCTGTGACTGAGAACAAATACACCCTGTatttggggaagcaaaatttacaatattttgaggcagggattgaaagacagtgtatgaccagttagtttattgaacgtcatgagaatttatttgccacaagaaaatttacataatagaaaatgtttttattctgtgtcctttctcaataactgccttcacacgcttcctgaaacttgcgcaagtgttcctcaaatattcgggtgacaacttctcccattcttctttaatagtatcttccagactttcttgtaatagttttgctcatagtcattctcttctttacattataaacagtctttatggacactccaagtatttttgaaatctcctttggtgtgacgagtgcattcagcaaatcacacactctttgacgtttgctttcctgattactcatatgggcaaaagtttctgaaaaggtatggataatagtgttaggtacgattatgacatcaatatatgtttggtttcaaaacaattgacgtagtgcctgctgagaaaaaacaactaaatgttcattgtaaattttgcttccccaccctgtatatttccaAAAGAGGCTGGGAATATGGCACCGTCAAATGTTTGCCAGTGCATCTATTTAAGGATTGTGAAGTTGTGATTGTCAGTGTTTTatatatgggtgtgtgtgtgtgtgtgtgttcattgtaCACATTTGGATTTAcctgtccctctctctccctctgtttctGAAGTAGAGTTTGTGGAATGCTGCTGGACGAGACTCCACTCTTTGACCCGTCTCTGCTTCAGGAGCTAGACTGGAGTAGCAATAGTGTTTCTTTCTCTCCTCCCATCTCCCCCTCCAGCCCCGGTGAGGGTCTGGTGATCAGGCCGCTCTGCACAGCCGACTTCAACCGGGGTAAATATGGAAAAGACTTGGAGAAATCTTATATGTCTACTTGGAGAAAAAACAGAATACGGCTACAGGATGAACATGATACTCTTTGTGACAGATGTTTTAACATAAGTAGTATTTGTAGTGTTAACACATATCGATAAGATTTGACTTTATCTCCTAGGAAAATCTTTCATCTAGAAACAACTTTGCTTTTATGTTGCAGGGTTTTTCAAGGTTTTATCTCAACTCACCCAGACTGGTGACGTCACACCAGAGCAATTTACAAGTAAGTAATATTTAAAGGCATGCCAGTTTGACTTAGTAGCAAACATTTGTAGCAAACATTTTTCTATTTCGAATTAATATGAATATAGTCCAACACTGCCTTCTAATGTTGCATTTCGTGCCTTTGCACCTTTACAGATATCAGAGGCTATAGCGCAAAGAGGAAACATTTACCCAGAAAAACattgaaatataaataaatgacataGGATCTAACTACAACATGTTTGCTTTTTGTCTTTTAGAAAAGTTTGAGCACATGAAGAAAACAGGAGACTACTATGTTGTGGTGGTGGAGGACACAACTCTAGGACAGATTGTTGCCACGGCAACATTGATCACAGAACATAAATTCATCCACTCCTGTGCTAAGGTACATTGCAATCCCATAAACGATATATGTGCATCTAGAGCTAATTCAGCTGCCTTATAGTCAGATTCCATTTGGTTATCTACTAAAGAGGCATTTATTTGAAAGCTGGataatcattaacccataaagacccagtactacttttgtggtggttccaaaatattttttccctctatatttaacttttcttaagtgatttatcaccatttcttacattatcctctgtattttgcatttttcagtgaacatcaggtatttttctatatttgatttactgatcatgtggacgttcagaaaagctcagattaaagttgatggttattttatcaaaaacagagaaaactgaagaaaaagtgacttttattttgcagaatacttcattaactgaacataaaaacaagtgtctccatccactgtcattgatccaactccatgggttttactggtgaatcagtgttgtagaagatgacagtgtttcctcgttcactacggagcctctgaacgtccaaatgagtcatatctgatgaccatgaaaagatgacaaactgtattttacaccagttatttacatgtattgatgggattactgattcagaatttattaaacattttagatcagtagatggttttggttgtcagtggctgtctgggtctttatgggttaacttaggTCATTTATTGTCTTCCTTTTTTAGACCACAGCAGTTGAAATGTTCATATTATAAAGATAAATGTAAATCTCTCAGACTTAAGTAATATTCTATGGAGTAAAGAGCCCCACTGTGTTCTGTTTGCAGAGAGGCCGAGTGGAGGAGGTCGTGGTCAGCGATGTGTGCAGAGGGAAGCAACTGGGGAAACTGTGAGTAGGCCTGTGTATGCCTGACACAAGGACATACTGTTTTAGTGCATTTAATCATATATTCAATGAGTGGCCTTTTTCTCTCAAATCTAAAGACATGTTTTAGTCATAAAAAAAACTCTAGTATAGGAATTATCCGGTAAATATTACTTTCTCCTCTTCTCACTTCTTGCAGGTTAGTTTCAACTCTTCTTCTGCTCAGCAAAAAACTTGATTGCTACAAAATCACACTGGAATGTGCACCCAAAAATGTGGCTTTCTACCAGAAGTTTGGCTACAAAGCTTCAGATGAGACCTACATGCAGTGCAGATTCTTTGACTGAGGACAAAGCAGCGGAAAGTCCCTGTTTTTTGGGGCATGGACCTCACATTCTTTCACCCGCAAACATGAGAACTTCTTGAGAATTTGTGGTTTGGATTATGAGTTGTTGTGACAAATGTACGTTGAAGAAGCCCTCCTTTCAGTCAGTGAACTTCTGCCCCTTTGGTAACCAAGGCTACCTCAACAGGGTGGAGCTCTAGCAATGTCTGTTCCCCTGTGATCTGAAGAGAAGGAACACCAATTACAGCAAATTTAATGTCTTATTTTGTAACATTATTTGCTTTTGCACTGAcacataatacattttttttctgtagctGCGATGCAATTGCAGTAAATACATGAGCTTGGAAAATCACGATGGTATCAAATCATGCTCTATATCTGAAACAGATTAGTAATAGTAAAAATGGTTCACTACAGCCACGAACGCTTGATTCATATGTTGTCTTACAAATATGATCGTCAGAGGCAAATCACCAAAGAAAAGCTGCTTTTCTTTAAAGTGACTAATCTGTTCTCTCAAGATTTTGGGCTTTTCTGGGTTGCATTTTtctaataagttttttttttttagtataacaAGAACCAGACAGTTCAAGAGGTTTTGTATTCGGTCAGTATGTGAAATTCCATCTGAATCATAGGAGGAAACTTCTCACAGGCCAAGGATAGAAGTGATTTTTGTAAAACTCTTATTTAAGTTTTTTAATTATGCTGTTATTTCTGGTGAACAGGGAtcatatttaatgtaatttattttcaGATATCCAATAGTCAAATAAAATATTCTATCCATCTGATCTCTTTGCCTGTTTTCTGGTAAGATTTGCTCCACATCCAAGGGTGACAATCTTTTTCTTACCAAGTTGTGAGGTTGGCAGCTCCTGTCGAATTTTACCTACAGATCAAATGGTCATACACATTGAACCCCTTTGAGAAAGTTGTCTTTGAGGCCTTAAACCCCTGATTTGGGAGTTTTAACATGCCTCTGCCATgaatgttttacttgtttttccagttactttttattgaattttttacagcaatagtgcagaaaaaatgcataaaaaataggaattgtttttatacagaacatacacaaaacacatcATGACAcatttcatatgtatgtgtgtatgcatttgtatgtacagggttgggaagcaaaatttacaatattttgagacagggattgaaagacagtgtatgaccaattagtttattgaaagtcatgagaatttaaatcttcaaatcatattttactgcatttctaacagtcttgttgtctacctcaagttcaattgccatttttctcatggatttggttggatcctttaggattttggatttgagagctttaataaatgctttggtacgttttttgttgcttcctccacttccagactttctcgtaatagttttgctcatagtcattctcttctttccattataaacagtctttatggacactccaactatttttgaaatctcctttggtgtgacgagtgcattcagcaaatcacacactctttgacgtttgctttcctgattactcatatgggcaaaagtttcagaaaaagtatggataatagtgttaggtatgattatgacatcaatatatgtttggtttcaaaacaattgacgtagtgcctgctgagaaaaaacaactaaatgttcattgtaaatgttgcttccccaccctgtatatatgtagcAGTTTATTCGgctgttaattactttaaacaaaaaaaacctaacatatcaattgttccatatacaatgcaaccaaaagggtttaggctgaagtaaacTTATTTGCgcctaaaaaaactaaaaacaaacaagaTTTGTCCTAGAGGATAGGTGGCTTGTtcagcgatttttttttttgtttgttttgtatgtgtgtttcatgTATGAATGTTTTACTTAGAAATAAACTTTTGGAGACAGTTTTAAGGTCATGAGGGACAGCAGTAGACTACTAGAAAAAAAACCAGAGCTGAACAGGATTCAGTCAGACTTCTCTTTATTAAGCAGTAAgttgttatttttccatttcttACTATTCCACGTTAAGCCTGATATTAGTCCATAGTCCTAGTACTCTGAAAATAAAGGCATTAGCTATCTCTGTTCTCATGTCTTCCACTGGGCGACGTCCTGGCTACTTTCCCTTTTGCCAGCTGCCCCCTTCTGGTCATCTATTCAAGTATCAAAAGTGCATTATTGCAATACTGTCCCGCTGCAAATGCAAAATGCTTTAAATActataaaactgcaaaaaatctCCCATCAGTGCATACAGCTCGAGGAAAAAAAGAAGTTATCAAATTTGCCCGTTCCCCGTCAGAACTCCATGTCTCAGACATGAGTTGTCCCCCTCCCACCCTTATCCCTTCCCCTTTAGAAAAAgttcaaatatttacatttttaatcccattaaaaatgtaaaaaaaagaaaagtattgaGTGCACTGCGCCACATGGCTAAATATCAGCAAAGCTCATCCATTCTGTGCTGCTGTGACCTGCATTGCTCCAAAGTCCTCATCCTCCTCCAGGCTGCGTTTCCGACTTCCTGTTGAAGACATAATGGAGACAaatgtcaaactgaaatatttatAAGGACACGTTCTTGAGTGTTTCATATCACCTGTGTGTCTTTTCAAAACAAGTTGATATAGATACACCTAATGTAGTAAGTTATGAAAATCACAAATATGCAACATGATGAGGCAAAATCAGCATCTCATTAAAACAACCATATGCTGCTTTTTAGAAATGAAAAACATACCCCATCTCTAGAGGTATTATCagcaaatactggaaatacattTTATTATGCAATCCTGTCTGATTCAAACAAACATGATTTAAAGGTTCTACATGTACGTCAGCTAAAATCTGAACCCCTCCTCATGTGTCAGAGTAAATCAACAGTAAACAGAGGGGTGTGGCTGTGCAGCATGAGATGCAATATGTACAAACCTGGCATCCCGGCCTGTAAGAAAGACCTGCCCAACTGCATCGGTGACATCATTTTAATGGTCAATTTAGCTAAGTAGATCGCTTCATATTCCTAGGgggagataaaaaacaaaaaaaacaaaacactaaacatTAGCGGAGCAGGATTATACAGGCAATGTCAGTATCATCAAACATGTTTCATTCCCTGACTTTACCGTTGACTTTTATCACCATGTTCtttcacagggttcctacaggtttctacaagttacatttaagtcTATTTAAGACTGATTTAAGACTATATTAAGACTACATTTCACACCTTTcgcagttgggctgaatgttctgtgatcattccTCCTTGGAgcctgcaaagttagcgataattggttcctaatttcataCAAATTGTTGAGTTGGAACAGGTAGAAATGAGtcaactaatgttactttctttgcagtttggacatttcccagaaacatttaaacacaatacagccaacaagtttatagcaacatatcttaaaacctaccatatcaaatttaataactTTCAAAGACTTTTTTAAAGGTATTAGATACAGATTTGTAAAATTCAAgagttttaagactttttaagacggCGCAGGAACCCTGCTTTcagaaatgtatataatttaattTGTTCAAAGATATTGTGATGAGCGCCTGAAGACCTGAAGTTCAGTTATTGTTTTAATAATAAACATTTCCTTGGCTCAAAAagggaaaaataacaaaaataaaataaagagaaaatggcATCAGTATCTGGCATTAGCCCACATCTTCCAAATCTGTGCATCCCCAGTTCTACCAAGTTTAGAATAGTTATTTGCATAAAAATGACTGTCACAGATCTCGCTAAATATAGCTTCAGCTTTGAAACTATTAAGTCAAAGCATTCATGTTTGCTGCAGGGATAGAAATTAGGAATCAAATCCATGATATGAACAAAAATGCAATAGAAGCTAATTTAGTCCTCGGTAACACATCGTAAACCTGTCTGTAGAATCAGATTATACTCCTGAACCAAAAAACAGCCTCTCGGCCATTAAATGACATACGGAGTCAACAAAATCTTGAACGCTGCTTGGGACAACTGTTTTTATGCTGACATTTTTTTCTGGTCACAATGAGTTGTGTTGTTAAAAAACAGA
This sequence is a window from Sphaeramia orbicularis chromosome 3, fSphaOr1.1, whole genome shotgun sequence. Protein-coding genes within it:
- the gnpnat1 gene encoding glucosamine 6-phosphate N-acetyltransferase, with protein sequence MLLDETPLFDPSLLQELDWSSNSVSFSPPISPSSPGEGLVIRPLCTADFNRGFFKVLSQLTQTGDVTPEQFTKKFEHMKKTGDYYVVVVEDTTLGQIVATATLITEHKFIHSCAKRGRVEEVVVSDVCRGKQLGKLLVSTLLLLSKKLDCYKITLECAPKNVAFYQKFGYKASDETYMQCRFFD